In a single window of the Candidatus Celerinatantimonas neptuna genome:
- the coaE gene encoding Dephospho-CoA kinase, translating to MIVALTGGIASGKTTVANIFADQGIDCIDADVIARHVVEPGKPALEEIKSHFGDDIIFPDGTLNRRKLREQIFKSSKQRKWLETCLHPRIRHEIMVQLATSKSPYTLLIVPLLVENGLHKLADRVLVVDISPEDQLKRVCIRDKVSADQAKAIISSQATREQRLAIADDVIVNSHSLKSLQSDAFLFHKKYLQLAKDHDSSQNTL from the coding sequence ATGATTGTCGCTCTAACCGGCGGAATAGCCAGCGGTAAAACAACTGTTGCAAATATATTTGCAGATCAAGGGATAGACTGCATTGATGCAGATGTTATAGCACGTCATGTCGTTGAACCTGGCAAACCCGCATTAGAAGAAATTAAATCTCACTTTGGAGATGACATCATTTTTCCCGATGGAACATTAAACCGTCGCAAACTCCGTGAACAGATATTTAAATCATCAAAACAACGAAAGTGGCTCGAAACATGCCTTCACCCACGCATTCGCCATGAAATCATGGTGCAATTAGCGACTTCAAAATCACCATATACATTATTAATTGTTCCATTATTGGTTGAAAATGGTTTACATAAATTAGCGGATCGCGTACTAGTTGTCGATATTTCCCCAGAGGATCAACTAAAAAGAGTTTGTATACGAGACAAGGTTTCCGCTGATCAAGCTAAAGCAATTATCTCAAGCCAGGCAACCCGGGAACAACGATTGGCAATTGCCGATGATGTTATAGTCAACTCTCATTCTCTTAAATCTTTGCAATCCGATGCATTTTTATTTCATAAAAAATATCTGCAACTGGCCAAAGACCATGACAGTTCTCAGAACACCCTATAA
- the outO gene encoding Type 4 prepilin-like proteins leader peptide-processing enzyme: MNTLSMVWQYSPITFITFTLILALIIGSFLNMLIYRLPLILKRQWREDSQQFLEELSQQAPLPEGVFNLWLPRSQCPHCHTTIPFWHNIPVISWLVLRGHCHHCKAPIGWRYLFVELLSPVLIFSCFNHFGLSEQWFLACIFTLALLALAVIDLKTMLLPDQLTLPLLWLGLLINTQQTFVPLSQAVWGAAIGYVFLWLLYWGFKLLTHKEGMGYGDFKLLAAIGAWFGWQALPMTLLLSSILGALFGIVLLIKKHSNRHTPLPFGPFLAIGASIYLLAGNTITHWYGLLLGAVY; the protein is encoded by the coding sequence ATGAATACACTCTCAATGGTTTGGCAATATTCGCCAATTACCTTCATCACTTTTACCTTGATATTAGCACTCATTATAGGATCATTCCTAAATATGCTCATTTACCGGCTTCCTTTAATTCTAAAGCGCCAATGGCGCGAAGATAGCCAGCAATTTTTAGAGGAGCTCTCTCAACAAGCGCCTCTGCCAGAAGGCGTCTTTAACCTCTGGCTACCACGCTCGCAATGCCCCCACTGTCACACAACGATTCCTTTTTGGCACAATATTCCCGTTATCAGCTGGTTGGTTCTTCGCGGGCACTGCCATCACTGCAAAGCCCCTATAGGCTGGCGCTATCTCTTTGTCGAATTATTATCGCCAGTACTGATCTTTAGCTGCTTTAACCATTTTGGTCTTAGTGAACAATGGTTTTTAGCCTGTATTTTTACTTTGGCACTCCTGGCCTTAGCCGTTATCGATCTTAAAACAATGCTATTACCCGACCAACTCACCTTACCTTTGTTATGGCTAGGTCTATTAATCAACACACAACAGACGTTTGTTCCACTTAGTCAAGCCGTTTGGGGAGCAGCCATCGGTTATGTTTTTTTATGGTTACTTTATTGGGGATTTAAGCTGTTAACCCACAAAGAAGGGATGGGATATGGTGATTTTAAACTATTGGCAGCAATCGGCGCCTGGTTTGGCTGGCAGGCTCTCCCGATGACGCTACTATTGAGTTCAATACTTGGTGCTTTATTTGGTATTGTTTTGCTCATTAAAAAACATTCTAATCGGCATACACCATTACCTTTCGGGCCATTTCTGGCTATCGGTGCATCTATTTATCTTCTGGCAGGTAATACGATCACTCACTGGTACGGATTATTATTAGGAGCCGTTTACTAA
- the gspF gene encoding Putative type II secretion system protein F has product MNTLINCFYYWKGVDQYGKLRKGRYLAPSEHHLQQQLISEQISLIKARRLPCWLTKWLRRPLTLTQRYMFVEQLATSLNAGMSLHQTLNILHQRYHQKNLKTLIQQLISMIEEGKAFSTALEQSKQFPILYSQLIKTGERSGKLPEIFIYLSEHLKRQLSLRRKLINSLSYPTIVIIMTSLTLIFMLHFIIPKFTSLFNELHTPIPAYTQWILDVSQHLQILLPYILVTVSISAFTIYVAQRRWPNLRHIQEKVIFEIPMLGKILLQSQQQRINSILMTTYTSGLPIMQGLNCAYEASNNGLFQTKLKETMKLIHEGDSFYAAASQMQLLTRDHLQLLMIGEESGTLDKMLVKITELGHEELMATTEVLVNLIEPLVMAVVGLVIGVIVVAIYLPIFDLGRVIH; this is encoded by the coding sequence ATGAATACATTAATTAACTGTTTTTATTATTGGAAAGGCGTTGATCAATACGGCAAACTACGTAAAGGTCGCTATCTTGCACCTTCTGAACATCATCTACAGCAACAGCTGATCTCTGAGCAAATCAGTTTAATTAAAGCCCGCAGGCTACCTTGTTGGCTCACAAAATGGCTTCGTCGACCTCTGACACTGACACAACGCTATATGTTTGTGGAACAACTAGCTACGTCACTCAATGCAGGGATGTCACTTCATCAAACACTCAATATACTTCACCAACGCTACCATCAAAAAAATTTAAAGACACTCATCCAACAACTGATCAGCATGATTGAAGAAGGCAAAGCATTTTCTACAGCACTTGAACAATCAAAACAGTTCCCGATACTCTATAGTCAGCTCATCAAAACAGGTGAGCGATCAGGAAAATTACCTGAAATATTCATCTATCTGTCTGAACACCTTAAAAGACAACTCAGTCTACGACGAAAACTCATTAATTCATTGAGTTATCCGACCATCGTCATTATTATGACGAGCCTTACGCTCATATTTATGCTCCATTTTATCATTCCAAAATTCACCAGTTTATTTAATGAATTACACACTCCTATTCCAGCCTACACACAATGGATCTTAGATGTAAGCCAGCACCTTCAAATTCTATTGCCTTATATATTAGTTACTGTAAGTATAAGCGCATTCACTATCTATGTTGCTCAACGTCGTTGGCCAAATTTACGTCACATACAAGAAAAAGTTATTTTTGAAATACCGATGCTCGGTAAAATTTTATTGCAAAGCCAACAGCAAAGAATCAATTCAATTTTAATGACAACCTACACGAGTGGATTGCCCATTATGCAGGGATTGAACTGTGCATATGAAGCTAGCAACAATGGCCTGTTTCAGACAAAACTAAAAGAAACAATGAAACTAATTCATGAGGGAGATAGTTTTTACGCTGCAGCCAGTCAAATGCAACTGCTCACCAGAGATCACCTGCAATTACTGATGATTGGCGAAGAAAGCGGGACACTTGATAAAATGCTGGTTAAAATAACTGAACTAGGTCACGAAGAACTAATGGCTACGACCGAAGTCCTGGTAAATCTTATTGAGCCATTGGTCATGGCCGTCGTTGGTCTTGTCATAGGGGTCATCGTCGTTGCAATATATCTACCCATTTTCGACCTTGGTCGGGTTATTCACTAA
- the nadC_2 gene encoding Nicotinate-nucleotide pyrophosphorylase [carboxylating] has translation MIASHILKDNVKAALAEDLNGNADKDLSAQLIPSENTSTATIISREKGIFCGQPFVEEVFNQLHSSSIKIEWQINEGQQLSPNQTICHLHGPSRILLTGERTALNFIQTLSAIATVTSQYVQKLQGTHCQLLDTRKTLPGLRFASKYAVTVGGGHNHRFGLFDAFLIKENHIMACGCIHKAIERAKQIAPTTKVEIEVENLDEFREALTCPCDVIMLDNFTIEMMKEAITTRQKLHKQAIKLEVSGDVTLNTIRDYALTGVDFISVGALTKHIKALDLSMRFIHHC, from the coding sequence ATGATCGCCTCACACATACTAAAAGATAACGTCAAAGCCGCTTTGGCTGAAGATTTAAACGGCAATGCTGATAAGGATCTGAGTGCTCAGCTCATCCCTTCAGAAAACACCAGTACAGCCACTATAATCAGTCGTGAAAAAGGTATTTTTTGTGGGCAACCTTTCGTCGAAGAGGTATTTAACCAACTCCATTCGTCGTCTATCAAAATCGAATGGCAAATCAACGAAGGGCAACAACTCAGTCCAAACCAGACAATCTGCCATCTTCATGGCCCTTCCCGGATATTATTAACCGGTGAACGCACGGCTCTTAATTTTATACAGACACTATCAGCTATAGCGACAGTAACTTCACAATATGTCCAAAAATTACAAGGGACTCATTGCCAATTATTAGATACACGAAAAACCCTGCCTGGATTGCGTTTTGCCAGTAAATATGCAGTAACCGTCGGCGGTGGTCATAATCATCGCTTTGGCCTGTTCGATGCGTTTCTCATTAAAGAAAACCACATTATGGCTTGTGGATGTATTCATAAGGCTATTGAAAGAGCCAAACAAATAGCACCGACAACAAAAGTTGAAATCGAAGTTGAAAATCTTGATGAATTTCGAGAAGCACTAACGTGTCCCTGTGATGTAATTATGCTCGATAATTTCACAATCGAGATGATGAAAGAAGCTATAACAACACGTCAAAAATTACACAAACAAGCGATCAAATTAGAAGTATCAGGGGATGTAACACTGAACACAATCCGTGATTATGCACTCACTGGAGTTGATTTTATCTCTGTTGGTGCTCTGACCAAACACATCAAAGCCCTGGATTTATCAATGCGTTTTATACACCATTGTTAA
- the ampD gene encoding 1,6-anhydro-N-acetylmuramyl-L-alanine amidase AmpD, translating into MAVIKGKPIDSRISYQPLLHKTDCFESMQIPAIIELEYEQWLNNAIRCISPFYNDRPDADDISLLVIHCISLPRGCYRNQMVQHLFQGRLGCFSHPELKNVATLNVSAHLFIDRVGTCYQFVPFNRRAWHAGISCFEGVDNCNDYSIGIELEGIDDGSFTTLQYNRLVEVSRLLVNHYPRMTHERIVGHSDIAPERKTDPGNGFDWSYYRQQLLGNS; encoded by the coding sequence ATGGCTGTTATCAAAGGTAAACCGATTGACAGTAGAATTTCTTATCAGCCATTATTACATAAAACAGATTGTTTTGAATCCATGCAAATACCGGCCATCATTGAATTAGAATATGAACAGTGGTTGAATAATGCCATCCGATGTATCAGCCCTTTTTATAATGACCGACCTGATGCAGATGATATTTCGTTGTTGGTCATTCATTGTATCAGCCTTCCCAGAGGGTGTTATCGCAACCAAATGGTTCAGCATCTATTTCAGGGACGGCTAGGCTGTTTTTCTCATCCGGAACTAAAAAATGTTGCAACTTTGAATGTATCGGCCCATCTTTTTATTGATCGGGTTGGTACCTGTTATCAGTTTGTCCCTTTTAATCGTCGAGCCTGGCATGCGGGGATTTCTTGTTTTGAAGGGGTTGATAATTGTAATGATTATTCGATCGGGATTGAATTAGAAGGTATTGATGATGGTTCATTTACAACCTTACAGTACAATAGGTTGGTGGAGGTGAGTCGTCTCCTTGTCAATCATTATCCTAGAATGACTCATGAGCGAATTGTCGGTCATAGCGATATAGCCCCTGAACGTAAGACAGATCCTGGTAATGGGTTTGATTGGTCTTATTATCGACAACAGTTGTTGGGCAACTCGTAG
- the ampE gene encoding Protein AmpE: protein MSLIALIIALILERTRHYQSRWLWQDVTHRWFSWLPCRHSLSWLALGVGLPTIFIAIVQWFVRGWLFGSVSFVLWITIPLLILGCPQLQKSFREYLRDSIEDPQQACQIFNQQLDVIYPGCASQPLDSLEQTSRFLCWINFRYYFSVIFWFSLGGPFLAMSYGLLRSLHRWAIENSQSGCSVDMLTRLLHWIDWIPVRLSTFSFVVCAGSASGFKVWLHSLRDVHHANADWLGQVGAECRERHEEKPITYNQMMMATVYLLKSSILLTLVIIALFTLYGWLV from the coding sequence ATGTCCCTTATAGCTTTAATTATTGCGTTAATTTTAGAGCGAACCCGTCATTATCAATCGCGCTGGTTGTGGCAGGATGTTACGCATCGCTGGTTTAGCTGGTTACCCTGTAGACATAGTTTAAGCTGGCTGGCTTTAGGTGTTGGATTACCGACGATATTCATTGCCATTGTGCAGTGGTTTGTTCGCGGCTGGTTATTTGGGAGCGTATCTTTTGTTTTATGGATTACGATCCCATTATTGATATTAGGGTGTCCACAGTTGCAAAAATCATTTAGGGAATATTTACGAGACAGTATCGAGGATCCTCAGCAAGCGTGTCAGATTTTTAATCAACAGTTAGATGTAATTTATCCTGGATGTGCCAGTCAACCACTTGATTCGCTGGAACAAACTAGTCGTTTTTTATGTTGGATTAATTTTCGTTATTACTTTTCTGTAATTTTCTGGTTTAGCTTAGGTGGACCATTTCTCGCAATGAGCTATGGGTTGTTGCGAAGTTTGCATCGCTGGGCGATTGAGAATTCCCAATCGGGATGTTCAGTTGATATGTTAACTCGTTTACTTCATTGGATTGATTGGATCCCTGTACGTCTTAGTACTTTTAGTTTTGTTGTGTGTGCTGGTTCAGCGAGTGGTTTTAAAGTCTGGCTTCATTCGTTACGAGATGTTCATCATGCTAATGCTGATTGGTTAGGGCAAGTTGGTGCAGAATGTCGGGAACGTCATGAAGAAAAACCAATTACTTATAATCAAATGATGATGGCGACGGTTTATTTGTTAAAAAGTAGTATCCTTTTGACACTGGTTATTATTGCGTTATTTACACTTTACGGTTGGCTAGTTTAA
- the pdhR gene encoding Pyruvate dehydrogenase complex repressor, which produces MNSLETMILEGSLRPGQRLPAERELAKRFDVSRPSLREAIQKLEAKGLVVRRQGGGTFVQEDLREGLTDPLFKLLSEHPEGQLDLLEFRHAFEGIAAYYAALRGTQADLDEINACHFRIEIAQQQQNIDAEAKAVMNFYEAIAGASHNMVFLHLVRGLRPLLEQNILHNFKILYIRTTVADKIHEHRKLLLEAIVQRQPAQARDASYQHLAFIEETLLDISRESSRIERSIRRLEQN; this is translated from the coding sequence GTGAATTCGCTTGAAACCATGATCCTGGAAGGCAGTTTACGTCCAGGCCAGCGATTGCCGGCCGAACGGGAACTCGCAAAGCGGTTTGATGTATCAAGGCCTTCATTACGAGAAGCAATCCAAAAACTAGAAGCGAAAGGATTGGTTGTTCGACGCCAGGGGGGAGGCACTTTTGTTCAAGAGGATCTTCGAGAAGGATTAACCGATCCGCTATTTAAACTTTTATCCGAGCACCCAGAAGGTCAATTGGATCTTTTAGAGTTCCGTCATGCTTTTGAAGGCATTGCTGCTTACTACGCAGCACTACGGGGAACACAGGCTGATCTAGATGAAATTAATGCGTGTCACTTTCGGATTGAAATCGCGCAACAACAGCAAAATATTGATGCGGAGGCCAAGGCTGTCATGAATTTTTATGAGGCAATTGCCGGAGCATCTCACAATATGGTGTTTTTGCATTTGGTTCGGGGCCTTCGGCCTCTGCTTGAGCAAAACATCCTGCACAATTTTAAAATTTTGTACATCCGTACCACAGTAGCTGACAAGATTCATGAACACCGTAAGCTATTGTTAGAAGCGATAGTGCAAAGACAACCGGCGCAGGCTCGTGATGCATCGTATCAACACCTCGCCTTTATTGAAGAAACTCTGCTTGATATCAGCAGAGAGTCCAGCCGGATCGAACGTTCGATTCGTCGACTAGAGCAAAATTAA
- the aceE gene encoding Pyruvate dehydrogenase E1 component, giving the protein MSDLLKHDVDSLETNEWIEAIESVIREEGIERAQYLIEQVLHQASIDGISAAGGPVVTDYINTIALKDQPEYPGDLEMERKIRAIIRWNAVMIVLRASKKDLELGGHMASFQSAAAMYETCFHHFFRAPNEKDGGDLVYYQGHISPGIYSRAFVEGRLSAEQLDNFRQEVDGKGLPSYPHPKLLPEFWQFPTVSMGLGPISAIYQARFLKYLTNRGLKDCSEQTVYAFLGDGEMDEPESRGAIALAAREKLDNLTFIINCNLQRLDGPVTGNGKIIQELEGQFKGSGWNVVKVIWGSDWDELFAKDSSGKLLQLMNEVLDGDYQTYKAKDGAYVREHFFGRYPETAELVKDWTDEQIFSLHRGGHDIRKVYAALSKAKETKDQPTVILAKTVKGYGMGESAEGKNIAHQVKKMDMGSVLHLRDRLRLDLDDEKVKELPYLTIDEGTPEYEYLHSHRKALMGYTPQRRTHFSADINVPELTDFSALLEEQKRDISTTIGFVRTLNILLKNKALKDRIVPIIADEARTFGMEGLFRQIGIYNPGGQQYTPQDREQVAYYKEDSKGQVLQEGINEAGAMASWIAAATSYSTNDQPMIPFYIYYSMFGFQRIGDLAWMAGDQQARGFLLGGTAGRTTLNGEGLQHEDGHSHVLANTIPNCVAYDPSFSFEVAVIVQDGLRRMFGEQENVYYYLTVMNENYHQPSMPEGAEEGIRKGIYKLEDHAGDKAKVQLLGSGTIMLQVRKAAEILSQEYGIGSDVFSVTSFNELTRDGQDVERYNMLHPDEEPRQPYITSVLDHLPTIAATDYIKVHADQVRAYVPGSYKVLGTDGFGRSDSRDNLRRHFEVNAHYLVVATLHQLAQDGQLDKSIVTEAIAKFGIDAEKINPLHA; this is encoded by the coding sequence ATGTCAGATCTTCTTAAACATGATGTGGACTCACTCGAAACGAATGAATGGATTGAAGCAATTGAATCCGTTATTCGTGAAGAAGGTATCGAGCGGGCCCAGTATCTGATTGAACAGGTTCTGCATCAAGCCAGTATTGATGGTATATCGGCCGCTGGTGGTCCGGTAGTGACTGATTATATCAATACCATCGCATTAAAAGATCAGCCTGAATATCCAGGGGATCTGGAGATGGAACGTAAAATTCGAGCCATTATCCGTTGGAATGCGGTGATGATCGTTTTACGTGCTTCTAAGAAAGATTTGGAATTAGGTGGTCACATGGCTTCATTCCAGTCTGCTGCTGCAATGTATGAAACCTGTTTCCATCATTTCTTCCGGGCTCCTAATGAAAAAGATGGTGGGGATCTTGTTTATTACCAAGGTCATATTTCCCCGGGGATTTATTCCCGTGCTTTTGTTGAAGGTCGTCTGAGTGCTGAGCAGCTGGATAATTTCCGCCAGGAAGTTGATGGGAAAGGTTTGCCTTCATATCCGCATCCGAAATTATTGCCTGAATTCTGGCAGTTCCCTACTGTTTCTATGGGGCTTGGGCCCATTTCCGCGATTTATCAGGCCCGGTTCCTCAAGTATCTGACAAACCGTGGATTGAAAGATTGTTCAGAGCAGACTGTTTATGCCTTTTTAGGTGATGGCGAGATGGATGAGCCAGAATCGCGCGGTGCAATTGCTCTGGCTGCTCGTGAAAAATTAGATAATTTGACCTTTATTATTAACTGTAACTTACAGCGCTTAGATGGCCCTGTAACAGGGAATGGTAAAATCATTCAAGAGCTGGAAGGCCAGTTTAAAGGTTCTGGCTGGAATGTCGTCAAAGTGATTTGGGGAAGTGACTGGGATGAACTGTTTGCTAAGGATTCTTCCGGTAAATTACTCCAGTTGATGAACGAAGTCCTCGATGGTGATTACCAGACTTATAAAGCAAAAGATGGTGCTTATGTCCGTGAACATTTCTTTGGCCGTTATCCTGAAACAGCTGAGTTAGTTAAAGACTGGACCGATGAACAGATATTCTCATTGCATCGTGGTGGACATGATATTCGCAAAGTCTATGCGGCATTGAGTAAAGCCAAAGAGACGAAAGATCAGCCAACTGTCATTTTAGCCAAAACGGTTAAAGGATATGGCATGGGTGAATCGGCCGAAGGTAAGAACATTGCCCACCAGGTTAAAAAAATGGATATGGGTTCTGTTTTACACCTGCGTGATCGCCTGCGTCTGGATCTTGATGATGAAAAAGTGAAAGAGCTTCCTTATCTGACGATCGATGAAGGAACGCCTGAATATGAATACTTACATTCTCATCGTAAAGCTCTGATGGGCTATACCCCTCAGCGTCGGACTCATTTTAGCGCTGACATAAATGTTCCAGAATTAACTGATTTTAGTGCTTTGTTAGAAGAGCAAAAACGAGATATTTCAACGACTATAGGATTTGTCCGTACGTTAAATATTTTGTTGAAGAATAAAGCATTGAAAGACCGTATTGTTCCAATAATTGCTGATGAAGCCAGAACCTTTGGTATGGAAGGCCTATTCCGCCAGATTGGTATTTATAATCCGGGTGGTCAGCAATATACCCCTCAAGATCGTGAGCAGGTTGCTTACTATAAAGAAGACTCGAAAGGTCAGGTTTTGCAGGAAGGTATTAATGAAGCAGGTGCAATGGCGAGTTGGATTGCAGCAGCAACCTCATACTCAACCAATGATCAACCGATGATTCCATTTTATATTTACTATTCAATGTTTGGTTTCCAGAGAATCGGCGATCTGGCATGGATGGCTGGGGATCAGCAAGCTCGTGGATTCCTGTTAGGTGGGACTGCCGGGCGTACAACCCTCAATGGTGAAGGGTTGCAACACGAAGATGGTCATAGTCATGTGTTGGCAAATACGATTCCTAACTGTGTAGCCTATGATCCGAGTTTCTCATTTGAAGTAGCGGTTATTGTTCAGGATGGCTTACGCCGTATGTTTGGTGAACAGGAAAATGTTTACTATTACCTGACTGTTATGAACGAAAACTACCATCAGCCATCGATGCCAGAAGGCGCTGAAGAAGGTATTCGTAAAGGGATCTACAAGCTGGAAGATCATGCTGGCGATAAAGCAAAAGTTCAGTTGTTAGGTTCGGGCACGATTATGTTGCAGGTTCGTAAGGCCGCTGAGATCCTGAGTCAGGAATATGGTATTGGTTCTGATGTGTTCAGTGTGACTTCTTTTAACGAATTGACTCGTGATGGCCAGGATGTCGAGCGTTACAACATGCTACATCCGGATGAAGAACCTCGTCAGCCATACATTACGAGTGTTCTGGATCATCTGCCAACGATTGCTGCGACCGATTATATCAAAGTTCATGCGGATCAGGTTCGGGCATATGTTCCCGGGTCATACAAAGTGCTTGGAACGGATGGTTTTGGTCGCAGTGACAGCCGTGATAATTTGCGTCGTCATTTTGAAGTCAATGCACATTATCTGGTGGTGGCGACATTACATCAGTTGGCTCAAGATGGTCAGCTTGATAAGAGTATTGTGACTGAAGCCATTGCTAAGTTTGGTATTGACGCTGAAAAAATTAACCCGCTGCATGCATAA